In one window of Candidatus Scalindua sp. DNA:
- a CDS encoding tachylectin-related carbohydrate-binding protein, with translation MKGLEGHVDFKIDVPHRGGEDESELISLWWERPYIGSFKKNIRHDVHLRNSRDGYLPHVRVIDHEMRGWSEGSFGDVFAHVVLPFPLSPVATMPNQAHNTHCFWTIEIVNNEGRISLPLEIPPPVIYGVQEGGVLLWYQHEGYSDGAATWATNSGVKIGHGWDFRHVFSGGSGIVYAIENKSLDPRTGQRSGGDLLWYRHDGWQNGSQNWTGPHRVGKGWGDFRQAFYAGEGVIYAIRDNGDILWYKHEGHSDGAFTWAQDSGKQVGHGWDFKHVFSGGGGIVYAIENKSLDPRTGQRSGGDLLWYRQDRWQDGSGDWAGPSIAGTGWGDFNQVFHGGGEIIYAIQETSRNPETGQHTGGQLLWYRHQGRDNGANNWAQGSGRVVGLLWNFAQVFSG, from the coding sequence ATGAAGGGTCTTGAGGGGCACGTGGATTTTAAGATCGACGTACCCCACAGAGGGGGTGAGGATGAAAGTGAATTAATCAGTCTCTGGTGGGAGAGACCCTACATTGGATCTTTCAAAAAGAATATCCGCCACGACGTCCATTTACGAAATTCGCGCGACGGCTATCTGCCACATGTTCGGGTCATTGATCATGAAATGCGGGGCTGGTCAGAAGGCAGCTTCGGAGATGTTTTTGCGCACGTCGTTCTTCCGTTCCCACTTTCTCCTGTCGCCACCATGCCCAACCAGGCTCACAACACTCACTGCTTTTGGACGATCGAGATCGTGAATAACGAAGGACGAATATCATTGCCACTGGAGATTCCACCACCCGTGATCTACGGTGTCCAGGAAGGCGGGGTTCTCCTTTGGTATCAGCACGAGGGTTACAGCGATGGCGCGGCGACCTGGGCCACCAACTCTGGCGTGAAGATAGGCCACGGGTGGGATTTCAGGCACGTCTTTTCTGGAGGCAGCGGAATCGTGTACGCGATCGAGAATAAAAGCCTCGACCCCCGCACCGGGCAGCGCAGCGGAGGGGATCTTTTGTGGTACCGTCACGATGGGTGGCAGAACGGCAGCCAGAACTGGACCGGCCCGCACAGAGTCGGAAAGGGCTGGGGTGACTTCCGACAGGCCTTTTATGCAGGTGAAGGGGTCATTTATGCTATCAGGGATAATGGAGACATTCTTTGGTATAAGCACGAGGGTCACTCAGACGGGGCATTCACGTGGGCTCAAGACTCGGGAAAGCAGGTAGGCCACGGGTGGGATTTCAAGCACGTCTTTTCTGGAGGTGGTGGAATCGTGTACGCGATCGAGAATAAAAGCCTCGACCCTCGCACCGGGCAGCGCAGTGGAGGAGACCTTTTGTGGTACCGCCAGGATAGGTGGCAAGACGGAAGCGGAGATTGGGCCGGTCCGAGCATCGCCGGAACCGGGTGGGGAGATTTTAATCAGGTCTTTCACGGTGGCGGCGAAATCATTTATGCGATCCAGGAAACGTCCCGAAACCCGGAGACCGGCCAACACACGGGCGGGCAGCTTCTCTGGTATCGGCATCAGGGCCGGGACAACGGAGCGAACAACTGGGCCCAGGGTTCGGGCAGGGTCGTCGGTCTGTTATGGAACTTCGCACAGGTTTTCTCTGGCTGA
- a CDS encoding type II toxin-antitoxin system VapC family toxin has translation MIVVDTNSIVYLWLPCDYTHLAEKLLNKDSNWVSSTLWKSEFRNVVSSFYRKKLITYEGTLEVIFNAEEQFVNSEYSVNSLKVMEKVKTSKCTAYDCEYVALA, from the coding sequence ATGATAGTTGTAGACACGAATAGTATTGTCTATTTATGGCTACCATGTGATTATACTCATCTGGCAGAAAAATTACTTAACAAGGACAGTAATTGGGTCAGTTCAACTTTATGGAAATCTGAATTTAGAAATGTTGTTTCATCATTTTACAGAAAAAAACTCATAACATACGAAGGAACATTGGAAGTAATATTTAATGCTGAAGAGCAATTCGTAAATTCGGAATATTCTGTAAACTCTTTAAAAGTTATGGAAAAAGTAAAAACATCTAAATGTACCGCCTATGACTGTGAATATGTAGCTTTAGCCTAA
- a CDS encoding Arc family DNA-binding protein: MQAITVKNIPDDIHKLLKDIAKRNHRSLNNEIINCLENYVKVSKIDSASLLRKAEITRSKIKHYFSDSEIQDAKNEGRK; the protein is encoded by the coding sequence ATGCAGGCAATTACCGTAAAAAACATACCTGACGATATACATAAACTTTTAAAGGATATTGCGAAACGAAACCACAGAAGTTTGAATAATGAAATAATTAATTGTTTAGAGAACTATGTAAAAGTTTCAAAGATTGATTCTGCCTCTCTGCTTAGAAAGGCAGAAATCACCCGTTCTAAAATCAAACATTACTTCTCAGATTCAGAAATCCAAGATGCCAAAAATGAGGGAAGGAAATGA
- a CDS encoding DUF86 domain-containing protein, with the protein MVDKALILRKLSELDEYSKQIGEFAATTTEEYCENWKIQRIVERTLQMMIESCADVANHIISFKEYRVPKSYVDIFKVLHENDIIDSKIFDKMANMVKFRNIVVHDYDKIDVTIVINILKNHLNDFKTFKNSVLQVL; encoded by the coding sequence TTGGTAGATAAAGCTCTTATACTGAGAAAGTTAAGCGAGTTGGATGAATATTCTAAACAAATTGGGGAGTTTGCAGCAACTACCACAGAAGAGTATTGCGAAAATTGGAAGATTCAACGTATTGTAGAAAGAACGTTGCAGATGATGATAGAGTCCTGTGCCGATGTTGCCAACCATATTATTTCATTCAAAGAATATCGTGTACCCAAAAGTTATGTGGATATATTCAAGGTCCTACATGAAAATGATATCATAGACAGTAAAATCTTTGATAAGATGGCGAACATGGTAAAGTTTAGAAATATAGTTGTTCATGATTATGATAAGATCGATGTAACAATAGTTATTAACATATTAAAAAATCATCTTAATGACTTCAAAACTTTCAAAAATTCCGTTCTCCAGGTTCTATAA
- a CDS encoding nucleotidyltransferase domain-containing protein, producing MIKFKKLPENIYDLLPKAKVYLNEHPRVIFAYLFGGYSRNTRSLVSDIDIAVYISEDSDLLQVKIDLLGKLIEILETDEIDLVILNTASLPLVARIIENKVIVVDKAPLFRHDYESLSLRKYFDFSIKEMDILNRRYMLGR from the coding sequence ATGATAAAATTCAAGAAATTACCGGAAAATATTTATGATCTGCTACCCAAAGCAAAGGTATATCTGAATGAACATCCACGCGTAATCTTTGCCTATTTATTTGGCGGGTATTCAAGGAACACACGGTCTCTTGTGAGCGACATAGATATCGCTGTATATATTTCAGAAGACTCAGATTTATTACAGGTGAAAATAGATTTACTGGGTAAACTAATAGAAATTCTGGAAACGGATGAAATTGACCTGGTAATATTGAATACCGCCTCACTTCCTCTAGTTGCGAGGATTATAGAAAACAAGGTGATTGTCGTGGATAAAGCCCCCCTTTTTAGACACGATTATGAATCATTAAGTTTAAGGAAATATTTTGATTTTTCAATAAAAGAAATGGATATACTAAACAGGAGATACATGCTTGGTAGATAA
- a CDS encoding YgiT-type zinc finger protein, protein MKYVGKCPRCSGKVIEKIVKVVLYGGINTAFLQVKAGVCLHCGERLYTPDTVKKFEEIESKLQNQKTDDFQPVGKSFQVLY, encoded by the coding sequence ATGAAATATGTGGGAAAATGCCCCCGTTGCAGTGGGAAGGTAATTGAAAAAATAGTGAAAGTAGTTCTTTATGGAGGAATTAATACGGCATTCCTGCAAGTTAAAGCTGGTGTTTGTCTCCATTGTGGAGAAAGGTTATATACCCCTGATACAGTAAAAAAATTTGAAGAGATTGAATCTAAACTTCAAAATCAGAAAACAGATGACTTTCAACCTGTTGGGAAATCGTTTCAAGTATTATACTAA
- a CDS encoding GNAT family N-acetyltransferase encodes MNIESGSHKLKVRNLTIADYDEIQPIMRQAYSGIGGAWRKEEIKRLLTLFPEGQICIEDKGSVVGAALTLIVDYASVEDYHSYDDIVAEGMFSKNDMEGDYLYGIDVFIDKEYRGMRLGRRLYDARKVLCEKLNLKGIIVGGRIPGYSKYSHVLSPDEYVDKVRKREIVDQVLTFQLSNDFHPKRAIKNYMPEDTHSKSYAVLLEWNNIYYESKKKMIWGRRSNARISVVQWQMRQFESTVDILQQIEFFVDAVSGYNVDLLLFPEMFNAPLLANYDQQNPSRSMRLLAELTDELRDAMLQMAMKYNINIVTGSLPKYEDEKLYNVAFLCRRDGTWDAQYKLHITPDEAEWWGFQGGETLEVFDTDIGKIGVLICFDVEFPELARFLADKGIKILLVPYWTDTKNAYLRVRRCAQARAIENECYVVITGSVGNLPKVKNMDIQYSQSAIFTPSDFAFPHDAVAAEATPNTEMTLLADLDLNLLKEIRNHGSVRNLESRRLDLYTMRWTK; translated from the coding sequence ATGAATATTGAGTCAGGAAGCCATAAACTTAAAGTAAGAAATCTCACCATTGCTGATTATGATGAAATACAGCCCATAATGAGGCAGGCATATTCCGGCATTGGAGGGGCATGGAGAAAAGAGGAGATAAAGAGACTTCTTACGCTATTTCCGGAGGGACAGATCTGTATTGAAGACAAGGGGTCTGTTGTCGGCGCTGCCCTGACCCTCATAGTCGACTACGCTAGTGTAGAAGACTACCATTCGTATGATGATATTGTTGCGGAGGGCATGTTCAGTAAAAATGATATGGAAGGTGATTATCTGTATGGAATAGATGTTTTTATAGACAAAGAATATCGGGGTATGCGGTTAGGCAGAAGACTCTATGACGCAAGAAAAGTACTCTGTGAAAAGTTAAACTTAAAAGGGATTATTGTAGGCGGCAGAATCCCGGGTTATTCCAAATATTCGCATGTTCTCAGCCCGGACGAGTACGTTGATAAAGTGCGGAAAAGAGAAATTGTTGACCAGGTATTGACGTTCCAGCTCTCGAATGATTTTCATCCGAAACGTGCCATAAAAAATTACATGCCCGAGGATACTCACTCGAAAAGCTATGCAGTTCTCCTGGAATGGAACAATATTTATTATGAAAGTAAGAAAAAAATGATCTGGGGCAGAAGATCAAATGCCCGGATAAGTGTAGTCCAGTGGCAGATGCGGCAGTTTGAAAGCACCGTAGATATCCTGCAGCAGATTGAATTTTTTGTTGACGCGGTATCCGGCTATAACGTGGATCTGCTGCTCTTTCCCGAAATGTTTAATGCCCCTCTTCTGGCCAATTATGACCAGCAGAATCCTTCCCGCTCCATGCGGTTACTCGCTGAATTAACTGACGAATTACGGGATGCCATGCTGCAGATGGCAATGAAATACAACATTAATATCGTAACCGGAAGCCTGCCAAAATATGAGGACGAAAAACTCTATAACGTTGCTTTTCTCTGCCGTCGCGACGGGACATGGGATGCTCAATACAAACTGCATATTACGCCTGACGAAGCTGAATGGTGGGGATTTCAGGGCGGGGAGACCCTGGAGGTATTCGATACCGATATAGGCAAAATCGGTGTGCTGATCTGCTTCGACGTTGAATTCCCGGAACTTGCCCGCTTTCTTGCCGACAAAGGTATAAAAATTCTGTTGGTACCGTATTGGACAGACACAAAAAATGCGTACCTGCGGGTAAGGCGCTGCGCCCAGGCAAGAGCCATAGAGAATGAATGCTATGTGGTTATTACCGGTAGTGTCGGCAACCTGCCAAAAGTGAAAAATATGGACATTCAATATTCTCAATCAGCGATTTTCACCCCTTCTGATTTTGCTTTTCCTCATGATGCCGTTGCTGCAGAGGCTACACCGAACACCGAAATGACACTGCTGGCGGATCTTGACCTGAATCTTTTAAAAGAGATTCGTAACCATGGGAGTGTTCGAAATCTTGAAAGCCGAAGATTAGATTTGTATACAATGCGCTGGACCAAGTAA
- a CDS encoding type II toxin-antitoxin system RelB/DinJ family antitoxin, translated as MEKSATVHAKIEPKTKKKAEDVLKKLGMSPTEAIRLFYNQICLRGGIPFPVLLPNEVTNKTLKKSSKGEEIQCFDSLEELFDSWGK; from the coding sequence ATGGAAAAATCAGCAACCGTTCATGCCAAAATTGAACCAAAAACCAAGAAAAAAGCCGAAGATGTCCTGAAAAAATTGGGAATGAGTCCCACTGAAGCCATACGCCTTTTTTATAACCAGATATGCCTTCGTGGCGGTATCCCCTTTCCTGTTCTCCTCCCCAATGAGGTAACAAATAAAACATTGAAAAAGAGTAGCAAGGGCGAAGAAATTCAATGCTTTGATTCTCTTGAAGAATTGTTTGATAGTTGGGGAAAATGA
- a CDS encoding type II toxin-antitoxin system RelE/ParE family toxin: MQRLFEKADCNKISSQGVRKREHIPAVLNHATELSDRGLPGFHLHPLKGRMKSFWSVTLRASWRVIFKIKNGDVHDVDLIDYHQEENMKSSPHPGRLIV; this comes from the coding sequence GTGCAACGCCTTTTTGAGAAGGCCGACTGTAACAAGATTTCCTCTCAGGGTGTTCGCAAGCGCGAACATATACCTGCCGTTCTTAATCATGCTACAGAGTTGAGCGATAGGGGTTTGCCAGGATTTCACCTGCATCCCCTCAAAGGCCGCATGAAAAGTTTCTGGTCAGTGACTCTACGTGCGAGCTGGCGTGTGATATTCAAGATAAAGAATGGTGATGTGCATGATGTTGATTTAATTGATTACCATCAGGAGGAGAATATGAAGAGCTCACCTCATCCAGGAAGACTTATCGTATAA
- a CDS encoding NirD/YgiW/YdeI family stress tolerance protein, with the protein MIKTIAALFTVLALSTSAFAGFDGPGAVSSLVTVKSISNMSDDAKVTLEGYLVKQLREEIYIFKDDTGEIEVEIDDEVFRGENVTPKIKVRIIGEVDKDQSAVTVDIDYLEIVE; encoded by the coding sequence ATGATTAAGACAATTGCTGCACTATTTACGGTTTTAGCACTATCAACAAGTGCTTTCGCTGGTTTTGACGGTCCTGGCGCAGTTTCAAGCTTAGTTACTGTGAAATCAATTAGCAACATGAGTGATGATGCCAAAGTTACTCTAGAGGGATATTTAGTCAAACAACTCAGAGAAGAAATCTATATTTTTAAAGATGATACCGGCGAAATTGAAGTTGAAATTGATGATGAGGTTTTCAGGGGGGAGAATGTTACACCCAAGATCAAAGTAAGGATTATTGGTGAAGTGGACAAAGACCAGTCAGCGGTAACGGTGGATATTGATTACCTGGAAATCGTGGAGTAA
- the rnk gene encoding nucleoside diphosphate kinase regulator, whose translation MKERTIYISSFDKERLMSLIENSDNYNNPDKNYLKVLEKELNRGKIVEPKNIPKNVITMNSMVRLKDLDSGEEITYTLVFPDAADSDENKISILAPIGTSLIGYKVGNTIEWEVPAGLRRLKVEEILYQPEAAGDYQL comes from the coding sequence ATGAAGGAAAGAACAATCTATATTAGCTCTTTTGATAAGGAACGATTGATGAGTCTTATCGAAAATAGTGATAATTATAATAACCCTGATAAAAATTATTTAAAGGTATTAGAAAAAGAGTTAAATCGAGGTAAAATAGTTGAACCAAAAAACATACCAAAAAATGTAATTACCATGAATTCTATGGTTCGCCTCAAAGATTTGGATTCAGGAGAAGAAATTACTTATACCCTGGTTTTTCCCGATGCAGCCGATAGTGATGAAAATAAGATATCGATTTTAGCTCCAATTGGGACTTCATTAATCGGATATAAGGTTGGAAATACTATTGAATGGGAAGTTCCGGCAGGATTAAGAAGATTAAAAGTCGAAGAAATTTTATACCAGCCTGAAGCAGCAGGAGATTATCAATTATAG
- a CDS encoding NAD-dependent succinate-semialdehyde dehydrogenase: MSLQSINPATGQLLKLYPEYSLKKCTVVLESVYQAYLSWQKTPFSVRALKLQRAANELKKRREEFARLMTLEMGKPISQGRSEIDKCALGCEYYVQHARKFLADEIIKSDAVRSYVAYRPLGVVLAVMPWNFPFWQVFRFAAPALMAGNAGVLKHASNVSGCSLAIEDLFRNAGFPEDLFRSILIKSDSIRSIIEHPAVAAITLTGSTPAGKSVASIAGGCLKKTVLELGGSDPYLILSDADLEKSIEICVNARLINSGQSCIAAKRFIFLRSMQKKVEDLFVQKMRLKKMGDPMLETTDVGPQAREDLRDELHQQVMQSIKMGAKLLLGGNSEGPGAYYSPTILTNVRKGMPAYDEELFGPVASLISVGDEQEAIRTANDSSFGLGAAVFTRDKKRGEKIAAQELQAGSCFVNTNVKSDPRLPFGGIKHSGYGRELSSIGIREFVNIKTVYVAK, translated from the coding sequence ATGAGTTTACAATCTATTAATCCGGCGACCGGACAATTGCTTAAGCTGTATCCGGAATATTCTTTAAAGAAATGTACCGTTGTATTGGAGTCTGTTTACCAGGCATATTTGTCCTGGCAGAAGACTCCGTTTAGCGTAAGAGCCTTAAAGTTGCAGCGTGCCGCAAATGAGCTTAAAAAACGGCGTGAAGAATTTGCCCGACTGATGACTCTCGAAATGGGCAAGCCTATTTCTCAGGGCCGATCGGAAATCGATAAATGCGCGCTGGGATGTGAATATTATGTTCAGCATGCCAGAAAATTTCTGGCTGATGAAATTATCAAAAGTGATGCGGTGCGCAGTTACGTGGCTTATCGGCCACTGGGAGTTGTTTTGGCCGTGATGCCCTGGAATTTTCCGTTCTGGCAGGTTTTTCGATTTGCGGCTCCGGCGTTGATGGCGGGCAATGCTGGAGTTTTAAAACATGCGTCGAATGTGTCCGGTTGTTCATTAGCGATCGAAGATCTGTTCAGGAATGCTGGTTTTCCAGAAGATTTATTTCGAAGCATCTTGATTAAATCTGATTCTATTCGTTCAATTATTGAACATCCGGCTGTTGCGGCCATCACGTTAACAGGGAGTACTCCCGCCGGAAAAAGTGTTGCGTCCATTGCCGGGGGTTGTTTAAAAAAGACAGTTTTGGAATTGGGCGGCAGTGATCCGTACCTCATTTTATCGGATGCCGATTTAGAAAAATCTATTGAAATCTGTGTTAATGCGCGATTGATTAATTCTGGACAAAGTTGTATTGCGGCCAAACGCTTTATTTTTCTTCGTTCAATGCAGAAGAAGGTAGAAGATCTGTTTGTTCAAAAAATGAGACTAAAAAAAATGGGTGATCCGATGTTAGAGACAACGGACGTCGGTCCGCAAGCCAGGGAAGATTTACGGGATGAATTACACCAGCAGGTTATGCAAAGTATAAAAATGGGAGCGAAACTACTTTTAGGAGGAAACTCTGAAGGGCCCGGAGCTTATTATTCTCCGACGATATTAACCAACGTAAGAAAGGGCATGCCGGCCTATGATGAAGAATTATTCGGTCCGGTGGCTTCACTCATCAGCGTTGGAGATGAGCAAGAGGCCATCCGGACGGCCAATGATTCTTCTTTTGGCTTAGGGGCGGCGGTTTTTACCCGGGATAAAAAAAGGGGAGAGAAGATTGCTGCACAGGAACTTCAGGCGGGCAGTTGTTTTGTTAATACCAATGTGAAGTCTGATCCAAGGCTTCCTTTTGGGGGAATCAAGCATTCAGGATATGGCCGGGAATTATCTTCAATAGGTATTCGAGAGTTTGTAAACATCAAAACCGTTTATGTTGCGAAATAA
- a CDS encoding acetolactate synthase large subunit gives MKTSDLFVRCLENEGVKYVFGLPGEENEDLLFSLEKSGIKFIPTRHEQGAAFMADVWGRLTGKAGVCLATLGPGATNLITGIADATLDKSPVVAITGQGSIERLHQESHQHLDIVSMFKPITKWNAAITDPDIVCEVVRKAFKIAENEKPGATHIELSEDVAKMDSQGRPLTVKKFCRPYPDPSTVTEAIDLIMRSKRPLIIAGNGAIRKMASKELRTLSEQFGIPVVSTLMGKGAISAESPQCLFSIGFGFRDLVMEAVDAADLILTVGYDIAEYAPEKWNCADKTVIHIDFTPAEVYRHYQPDLEIAADISSSLRSLVQKLTETSLMLDSQWYASIRKTILDDINSYELKDGQKFTIPGTICLLNTCLNDEDLLISDVGSHKIWIGRNYLTSSPNGCIISNGLASMGISLPGAVAAALENPNRRVVAAMGDGGFLMNSQELETAKRLGVNFTTIIFNDNDYGLISWKQTINVGRSFGTKLTNPDFKAYAESFGIKAYRPTTVKELKLQLKEALDSKTLNVIEIPVDTKVNYELSMKTRKLQCAKQDVEGGC, from the coding sequence ATGAAAACATCCGATTTATTCGTGCGCTGCTTAGAAAATGAAGGAGTAAAATATGTCTTCGGTCTTCCTGGAGAGGAAAACGAAGATTTGTTATTTTCATTAGAAAAATCAGGTATTAAATTTATTCCGACCCGGCATGAACAGGGAGCGGCTTTTATGGCCGATGTCTGGGGCCGATTGACAGGAAAAGCGGGTGTATGCCTGGCAACACTTGGTCCTGGGGCAACTAATTTAATTACGGGAATTGCAGATGCCACGCTCGACAAAAGTCCGGTTGTGGCGATCACCGGGCAGGGCAGTATTGAGCGGCTGCATCAGGAGAGTCATCAGCATTTGGATATAGTCAGCATGTTTAAACCAATTACAAAATGGAATGCCGCGATTACTGATCCGGATATTGTCTGTGAAGTGGTTCGTAAAGCTTTTAAAATTGCCGAAAATGAGAAACCCGGAGCGACTCATATTGAACTGTCTGAAGATGTGGCAAAAATGGATTCTCAAGGACGTCCGTTAACTGTAAAGAAATTCTGCCGGCCCTATCCTGATCCATCGACGGTAACGGAGGCTATTGATTTGATCATGCGCTCCAAACGTCCGCTTATTATTGCCGGCAATGGAGCTATCCGCAAGATGGCCTCGAAAGAATTAAGAACATTATCAGAACAATTTGGTATTCCGGTTGTCAGTACCTTAATGGGCAAGGGGGCGATATCCGCTGAAAGTCCGCAGTGTTTATTTTCCATAGGATTTGGATTTAGAGATTTAGTCATGGAGGCAGTAGATGCGGCGGATTTAATCCTGACAGTTGGTTATGATATTGCTGAATACGCTCCGGAGAAATGGAATTGTGCAGACAAAACGGTTATTCATATTGATTTTACCCCAGCGGAAGTTTACCGGCATTATCAACCAGACCTTGAGATTGCGGCCGACATTTCCTCATCTTTGCGCAGCCTTGTTCAAAAATTAACCGAGACTTCACTGATGCTGGATTCCCAATGGTATGCTTCGATCCGTAAAACTATCCTCGACGATATTAATAGTTACGAATTAAAAGATGGTCAAAAATTTACAATTCCTGGAACAATCTGTTTGTTAAATACCTGTCTTAATGATGAGGACTTATTGATCAGCGACGTGGGAAGTCACAAAATCTGGATTGGACGAAATTATTTAACCAGTTCTCCGAATGGGTGCATTATTTCAAATGGATTAGCGTCCATGGGAATTTCTTTGCCGGGAGCCGTGGCGGCTGCGTTAGAAAATCCAAATCGACGGGTTGTGGCGGCGATGGGAGACGGGGGATTTTTGATGAATTCGCAGGAACTGGAAACGGCCAAACGGCTCGGCGTAAATTTTACAACAATTATTTTTAATGATAATGATTACGGATTGATCAGTTGGAAGCAAACAATAAATGTCGGAAGAAGCTTCGGGACTAAATTGACTAATCCTGATTTTAAGGCGTATGCGGAAAGTTTCGGTATTAAGGCTTACCGTCCCACGACGGTAAAAGAACTGAAACTTCAGTTAAAGGAAGCGTTAGATTCAAAAACGCTGAATGTAATTGAAATTCCTGTTGATACTAAAGTCAACTATGAACTTTCTATGAAAACCAGGAAATTGCAATGTGCAAAGCAAGACGTTGAGGGAGGATGCTGA